In Stegostoma tigrinum isolate sSteTig4 chromosome 12, sSteTig4.hap1, whole genome shotgun sequence, the following proteins share a genomic window:
- the LOC125456949 gene encoding lysophosphatidic acid receptor 6-like: protein MAESNFTCTPDDSFKYTLYSSVYSMVFIIGLVSNCVALYVLRCSLQLRNETITYMTNLAVSDLLFVFTLPFRIFYYVTRDWPFGDLLCKVSGTLFLTNMYGSILFLTCISVDRFLAIVHPFRSRMLRTRKNAIIVCVVVWLTVLTGSIPATFLRTTNDRANQTKTCFENFSSHTWKNFLSKIVIFIEIVGFFIPLLLNFFCFSMVLKTLKQPITLSRSKLNKKKILRMIVVHFLIFITCFVPYNITLVMYSLVRTGTVGNCSVVTVVKTMYPITLCFAVSNCCFDPIVYYFTSETFKNSIKRKSKSLRLDSDFSEALHTATFLTSTVRTLKSKMLNSESTV, encoded by the coding sequence ATGGCAGAATCAAACTTTACGTGTACTCCTGACGACTCCTTCAAGTATACATTGTACAGCAGTGTGTACAGTATGGTGTTTATAATCGGCCTCGTGTCAAATTGTGTGGCTCTGTACGTTTTGAGGTGTTCCTTACAACTCCGAAACGAAACAATAACCTACATGACCAATCTGGCAGTATCAGACTTGCTGTTTGTCTTCACGCTACCCTTTCGGATTTTTTATTATGTGACCAGAGACTGGCCCTTTGGGGACTTGCTGTGCAAGGTTTCAGGAAcgctgtttctcaccaacatgTATGGGAGCATCCTTTTCCTGACCTGCATCAGCGTGGATCGGTTCCTGGCGATCGTTCACCCTTTTCGGTCAAGGATGCTGAGGACGAGAAAAAACGCCATCATTGTGTGTGTGGTCGTGTGGCTGACAGTGCTCACCGGAAGTATACCAGCAACCTTTTTACGAACCACCAACGACAGAGCCAATCAAACCAAAACCTGCTTCGAAAACTTCTCCAGCCACACTTGGAAAAACTTTCTGTCGAAAATTGTCATTTTCATTGAGATCGTGGGTTTCTTTATTCCTCTGCTGCTGAACTTCTTCTGTTTCTCAATGGTGCTAAAGACGTTAAAACAACCTATTACTCTTTCCCGAAGCAAGttaaacaagaaaaaaattctCCGCATGATTGTGGTCCATTTCCTCATTTTCATCACCTGCTTCGTACCCTACAATATAACTCTGGTGATGTATTCGCTGGTAAGGACAGGAACAGTAGGAAACTGCTCTGTAGTGACGGTGGTTAAAACAATGTACCCTATCACGCTGTGCTTTGCCGTATCCAACTGTTGTTTTGACCCGATTGTTTATTATTTCACTTCAGAAACCTTTAAGAATTCCATCAAGAGGAAGTCCAAGTCACTAAGGCTTGACTCGGACTTTTCTGAGGCTTTGCACACTGCCACCTTCCTCACCAGTACCGTAAGAACACTGAAATCCAAAATGCTCAATTCAGAGTCGACTGTTTAA